Sequence from the Primulina huaijiensis isolate GDHJ02 chromosome 16, ASM1229523v2, whole genome shotgun sequence genome:
ttatataaaaataaatgaaatattgtCTCTAAGATATGCTCAAGTTGGTGGAGCAATTGTCAGATATTCGATTTTCAACCAACACTTTCTCATGTGAGATCACATAAGTGTTTGATTCTTGATACGAGatcacattttttttatgttatgcaCTATATGAGCTcgtgtgataaataattttgatatcatTACGATCTTTTGATAAAAAGTTGTGACACCACTCATATTATATGGTTACATCGATCAACCCGACTTTGTATAAAAGAAGTGAACATATCGAGGTAAACAACATACTTGAAGGACAAACTAACACAATTTAGAGGGAAAAAAAGAACCTGGCAATTGGGTTTTCCTTTTTCGTTTTGGTTCGAGTTTGTTTGGTTTAGTTAGGCACGATTTTGATTCGACTTTTGTATTTAAATTGTATCACACACATGTGATCCACCCAATATTGCACTTTTCTTATAGCAAATTCCAAAGAGCGAATGGAACCAAGCTTTAAATTCGGTTTCGacttttgaatttaatatttgaattcatatgtttttttaaaaaaaattgttctatttattttatcatcCATTTTTATGGGTTTCAAACCGTTTCAAACTATTATTACATAGAAACGAGTAAATTGATATTTAGTCATATCTAAACATGAGATTTctatgaatatttgaatgtataTGGACTTATATGGATCGAGACATTTGATCTGGACGAAGATATTTGTTTTTCGAAATTGACCGAAAATAAATCCAATTATAAGTCATTAGGCAAAAagttgtgtgagacggtctcacgggtcgtattttgtgagacggatatcttatttgggtcatccatgaaaaagtattactttttatgttaagagtattactttttattgtgaatattggtaaggttgacccgtctcaccgataaagattcgtgagaccgtctcacaagagacctactctaagcattaatattattagaaaatgattttatatagGTTTTGCAAGATGATGAACTCATAAGTACTTGCACAAACTCAGAAGTTTGTTTATATAGGTTTTGGATGATGATGAACTAATAAATTGTTATATAGGTAGATTAGGTTTTCCccaattaattttttgtatatgTAAGACTCTATTGCATGttgtgtatttaattttttaacaatttaaattattttttatcatgGATGTTGATATTCGTCTACACATACGAGCATCATGCTGTATTCAGTCGGTGTCACATGAGTGACAcgttgaaaaataataagattacaaatttaaaaattaaatgattaaacAGAAATTTGATAAGGtagaattttatgaaataacaAAAAAGTTGAGAAcatattattttcttaaaatgaaAGATTTATGATAATCATGACCTAAAAAACTTCTAGCAGCCTCCAACGACCCTACTAGATGCTTCTATTCCCTTGCTTGGCCCGACCCTTGGTCCTCGGTGGCTTGTCCGAATCCAAAATTTCAAACGTCAAGGCTAGTTGTGTAATTTCGTTTCATGATGGTACAAACATCAGGGTACAACTTCCTTAAACGCTACACATAAAGCGAGGTCGTGTAGTTCAGCTCCACCCAGCAATCAGGGATCAATCCCCATCTCCATATGCGTTCGTGCTTTCATGACAACGCGTCGAATATAGTAAATGCCTAATCCAATTGCGGTTCTATAGATTTTCGTTCAAATTTCTTGGATTCGACCCCCTTTTGCTTTCTCTCTCTAGGGTTTCCTTAGCCGCGTCGACTTTGAAGTAGTAATATTAATCGAGATATATCAAGATATATTATAGCCGGTGGTCCAGTGAGTTGTTCGATTTCAACCCTCTTGCATTTGATCTTTCAGCTGCCCTTTGAATCAACCACCTCTTCAATCGGCTgccttttgttttgtttcttgGTACCATATTTTTTTAGCTTTGCAATTTCAAGGTCATAACTTTGTATATGATGCAGATTACTTATTATTAGTAGTAGTTAAATGGgtggtttgtttgtttttttttcctgtgTCTGTATTCATGTATCATTTGCTATATGCAACGTGCAAGTATGTGGATTTGCTTCTGTGGCGggttttaatattatttcaagGGTTCATTGAATCTTATATCTTTATTATGCTTTGACCAAATTCATCATGGCTTTCGAGATTCTGTTGGATGTTTAATGCTCTGTATTTTGGTTTGCTATATGCAAGGTGCTGTGGCcggttttaattttatttcaagggTTCATTGAATCTTATATCTTTATTATGCTTTGAGCCTTTGACCAAATTCATCATGGCTTTCGAGATTCTGTTGGAAGTTTAATGCTATGTATTTTGGCGGGGATTGTGTGTTGCGCTTCACTGTAGGACTGCGTTTTTTCCTGATCTGATATTAAGTTTACCTCTTAGCTATGATATTTTGACTGTTTGTAATCATATAAATCCTGTGTGGTCTTGTCCTTTATTGTAAGAAGGCACTTTTAAATTCGATTTGGCAGTCTAAATGACATTCTCAATGTCACTTCTTCATTTTCGCCCACCATTTTGAATTCTTTTGTGTATCAGcgtgtatttttaattttttttaactttgcTCGTGATAGAACATGTGGATGGCTGAAGTTCAGTGTTGCATTTCAGTTATCCTTAATCTACAGTAGTTCTCTTAAGCATTACTATTTATTTCTGTAGGGGTGGCAAGTCCTGGGATGGAAGTGTACAATATTCCTGATCAAGGACTTGCTGATTCATTTATGGTAATTCTTTTATGTCACTTCTGCATTCTATCTTATTCGGgtggaagaaattttttttcgtttttttttggatttcttACTTCTTAGGGATTATGATGTTCTATGCatacaatttttgttttttcatttttaaaattaatgctTTGTTATTTTGCAGATTCAAGGTACTGAATCAAACCCACAGTTTAGTGGGCAACTTGAACAATTTGAGGCCATGTACAGTGATGGTGCCCCTGAATTCATTATTGATCAGGGCTTGTATTATCCTACTGCCAGTAACTATGGATATATCTGCACAGGTTAAAATATTCTGTGctctgttttttttaatttattgagTTGGAGTCTTACATTAATATTTTACTAGTTGTCTGAAGTTGATCATAAATTATCATTGGAACCGTGACTAAAATGATATTATCTCCGTATTTGATAGGATTTGAATCAACCGGTGACTTTGAGGATGGTATGGTTTTTGGTTTGGATGGTCAAGATATTCAATACACTGTGAGTCTTGTTCTTCTGGTTTCAAGTTTTGCATTCAATATCAGTTTTAGTTATGGAATGTTATTTTTTGTCTTGCAGGGTGGCGCTAATGAAAGCTTGCCATATGCATACTATACTCCTAGCTATGGATATGAACAGTCTCCTTATAACCCTTATAATCCCTATATTCCTGGTGCTATAATAGGAATGGATGGCTCCTATGTAACACCTCAACAGTATTACAGCCTTTCCTCATATGAGACTCCTGTTTCTTCACCTGCGTATGTTCCTATGGTTATTCAATCTAGACATGATATCATGGCTAATGGGATGACAGACTCGTATGCTTATAACGCTACATCTGTCAATCAAGTTGATGGCCCTCCTTTTAAGTATAATTTGTTTTCAAGCAATTCAAATTCTTCGCAACCGTTGCCGGGGGGCAGTGATACCAGAAGGAATTCCCATGTAAAGTCATCCGAGGGAAGTAGACCAATAGATGGATCTAGCACACGGCCTGTGACTGGTATTGATTCTGCTAGTTTTTCTGGTCATGGATCATCTCAAATTCGTCGGGTAAGTCTTTAATGAGATCATGGCGTGTATTCAGAATAGTTAACCTCAGATTCATTTTATCTCATCATGCTGATAGCAGTATATTgactatttttttcaaattttgttttagGCTAGAGGTGTGCGAGAAACAGAATGTGTTTCAGGTGTGAAGCTGTCATCTGGTAGTAGCCAATTAAAGGTTTGTTTACCTTCTGCAAATGGATTGTCAAGTTTTGAATCACGTGAACCTGCACAGCCTTCTGTACATAAAGTTAGACCTAAGTTACTCAACGGTAGACTTCTAGATGATGTTAAAGGCAGCTCTGATGCATTGGGTGAACAAAATCATGGCCCAAGGACCAACAAATTGAAAAGCCAGTTGGTTGTTAAAGCATACACAACAAGGGCTGGAAATCCGGATGCAAATGGAAACATCACTATACATATGGATCAGTACAACAAAGATGGTTTTTGTATTGATGATTATAAAAATGCGAAGTTCTTTGTCATCAAATCGTACAGTGAGGATGATGTGCATAAAAGTATAAAGTATAATGTGTGGTCTTCTACACCTAATGGAAATAAGAAGCTTAACAGTGCATATGAAGATGCCCGGAGAATAGCTGCAGGAGATCCAATAGGCTGCCATGTCTTCCTCTTCTTTTCTGTAAGTGATAGCTTTCAACAGTAGGATTTTATGCTCGTGGTTATTTTTCATTACAGAAGCCTCAGAtccatgtttttttatttaaaggttAATGCCAGTGGCCAATTCTGTGGTGTCGCCGAGATGACTGGCTCGGTTGATTTCCTAAAAGATATGGATTTCTGGCAGCAAGATAAATGGAGCGGCAGCTTTCCTGTGAAGTGGCACATCATAAAGGATGTGCCAAACCCCAATTTCAGGCACATCATTCTAGAGAATAACGAGAACAAGTCAGTGACTAACAGCAGGGACACCCAAGAGGTACCTTTGCACTTCTTGCTCGACTCCCTTCCTCCATAGTCCATGGCTAATGTTTATCCATGAACTGGTTATGATCCCTCACCCATGTACAATATCTGCGATTATTGTGTTCAACCTTTGAcaatgtaatatttttcatgattgcTACGATCTTGTGACATTTGTCTTTGGCGGTATATGAATAATATCTGTGCATCGGTCAACTGATGAAGATCATCACTGATGTGTTGtatatgtgtttaatgattaTGAATTCGTATTTCACTTTATAGCTTTCTTGGTGTTGATAATTGATGTGGGATTATATCAATTTGCTTGAATTGTTGAATAATTGTTTGTAGTCAACCAGGTTGTCTAAATATTGTGAAATGTGTTCTTTCAGATTTGCTACAAAAAAGGTTTGGAGATGCTGCAGATATTTAACAACTATACGTTGAGGACTTCCCTGCTTGATGACTTTATGTATTATGAAAATAGACAGCGGATCTTGCAGGAA
This genomic interval carries:
- the LOC140961392 gene encoding uncharacterized protein isoform X1; the protein is MEVYNIPDQGLADSFMIQGTESNPQFSGQLEQFEAMYSDGAPEFIIDQGLYYPTASNYGYICTGFESTGDFEDGMVFGLDGQDIQYTGGANESLPYAYYTPSYGYEQSPYNPYNPYIPGAIIGMDGSYVTPQQYYSLSSYETPVSSPAYVPMVIQSRHDIMANGMTDSYAYNATSVNQVDGPPFKYNLFSSNSNSSQPLPGGSDTRRNSHVKSSEGSRPIDGSSTRPVTGIDSASFSGHGSSQIRRARGVRETECVSGVKLSSGSSQLKVCLPSANGLSSFESREPAQPSVHKVRPKLLNGRLLDDVKGSSDALGEQNHGPRTNKLKSQLVVKAYTTRAGNPDANGNITIHMDQYNKDGFCIDDYKNAKFFVIKSYSEDDVHKSIKYNVWSSTPNGNKKLNSAYEDARRIAAGDPIGCHVFLFFSVNASGQFCGVAEMTGSVDFLKDMDFWQQDKWSGSFPVKWHIIKDVPNPNFRHIILENNENKSVTNSRDTQEICYKKGLEMLQIFNNYTLRTSLLDDFMYYENRQRILQEERARLLTRSYENPYIIPLVDNTRKFHPVHDFPFVGDEYTAKQEPKLLATEKNKDPADGNPNCSESQSAMLRPVAEASKVNSSTKFNRNSQVSADGVRDSDNELKIGLLTINSKQLESDSSSPATAASTAAVSDNVVTIGSMPVKVNGTEFSEILTFGTIPLVPKALPHG
- the LOC140961392 gene encoding uncharacterized protein isoform X2; translated protein: MYSDGAPEFIIDQGLYYPTASNYGYICTGFESTGDFEDGMVFGLDGQDIQYTGGANESLPYAYYTPSYGYEQSPYNPYNPYIPGAIIGMDGSYVTPQQYYSLSSYETPVSSPAYVPMVIQSRHDIMANGMTDSYAYNATSVNQVDGPPFKYNLFSSNSNSSQPLPGGSDTRRNSHVKSSEGSRPIDGSSTRPVTGIDSASFSGHGSSQIRRARGVRETECVSGVKLSSGSSQLKVCLPSANGLSSFESREPAQPSVHKVRPKLLNGRLLDDVKGSSDALGEQNHGPRTNKLKSQLVVKAYTTRAGNPDANGNITIHMDQYNKDGFCIDDYKNAKFFVIKSYSEDDVHKSIKYNVWSSTPNGNKKLNSAYEDARRIAAGDPIGCHVFLFFSVNASGQFCGVAEMTGSVDFLKDMDFWQQDKWSGSFPVKWHIIKDVPNPNFRHIILENNENKSVTNSRDTQEICYKKGLEMLQIFNNYTLRTSLLDDFMYYENRQRILQEERARLLTRSYENPYIIPLVDNTRKFHPVHDFPFVGDEYTAKQEPKLLATEKNKDPADGNPNCSESQSAMLRPVAEASKVNSSTKFNRNSQVSADGVRDSDNELKIGLLTINSKQLESDSSSPATAASTAAVSDNVVTIGSMPVKVNGTEFSEILTFGTIPLVPKALPHG